The Rhodopseudomonas palustris genome window below encodes:
- a CDS encoding nuclear transport factor 2 family protein, which translates to MALTGLDKWYAFMKSKDEAALWDLLHPDAVFESPVVHTPQAGREIVFKYLSSAEKVLGGPGFTYVGEWRSDDGAVLEFENVIEGVKLNGVDIITFAEDGRITRFKVMVRPLKAINLLHRLMGEQLARQ; encoded by the coding sequence ATGGCCTTGACCGGGCTCGACAAGTGGTACGCCTTCATGAAGTCCAAGGACGAGGCCGCGTTGTGGGATCTGCTGCATCCCGACGCGGTGTTCGAGAGCCCGGTGGTTCATACGCCGCAGGCCGGGCGCGAGATCGTGTTCAAGTACCTCTCGAGCGCCGAGAAGGTGCTCGGCGGCCCGGGGTTCACCTATGTGGGCGAATGGCGCAGCGATGACGGCGCGGTGCTGGAATTCGAGAACGTGATCGAGGGCGTCAAGCTCAACGGCGTCGACATCATCACTTTCGCCGAGGATGGCCGTATTACCCGTTTCAAGGTCATGGTAAGACCGCTGAAAGCGATCAACCTGCTGCATCGGCTGATGGGAGAGCAACTGGCGCGACAATAA
- the gstA gene encoding glutathione transferase GstA, with protein MKLYYSPGACSLSPHIALSESGLPFELVKVDLRAKKLENGDDYTQINPKGSVPALGLDDGSVLTEGPAIVQMIADKVGGGKLAPENGTPERYRLQEWLNFISTDLHKSFGPLFSPVLGDDAKQFFKDRIAKYFAYADKQLAGKDYLMGSQFTVADGYLFVILSWAERMKIDTSAFANLNAFKARVGERPQVQAALQSEGLLQKA; from the coding sequence ATGAAGCTGTATTATTCACCCGGAGCGTGTTCGCTGTCGCCGCATATCGCGCTCAGCGAGTCCGGCCTGCCGTTCGAGCTGGTCAAGGTCGACCTCCGGGCGAAGAAGCTGGAGAATGGCGACGACTATACGCAGATCAACCCGAAAGGCTCCGTCCCGGCGCTCGGCCTCGACGACGGCAGCGTGCTGACCGAAGGCCCGGCGATCGTGCAGATGATCGCCGACAAGGTCGGCGGCGGCAAGCTCGCACCCGAGAACGGCACACCCGAGCGCTACCGGCTGCAGGAATGGCTGAATTTCATTTCGACCGACCTGCACAAGAGCTTCGGCCCGCTGTTCTCCCCGGTGCTCGGCGACGATGCCAAGCAGTTCTTCAAGGACCGCATCGCCAAATATTTCGCCTATGCGGACAAGCAGCTCGCCGGCAAAGACTACCTGATGGGCTCGCAATTCACCGTGGCGGACGGCTATCTGTTCGTGATCCTGAGCTGGGCCGAGCGGATGAAGATCGACACCTCCGCCTTCGCCAATCTCAACGCCTTCAAGGCCCGCGTCGGCGAGCGGCCGCAGGTGCAGGCCGCGTTGCAGAGCGAGGGGCTGCTGCAGAAGGCGTGA
- a CDS encoding TetR/AcrR family transcriptional regulator, producing the protein MDSDTKDRLTRSDWLAHGLRTLARRGPQALKVGDLAAGLQVSRGSFYWHFRDATDFRLQLLQLWQERATDQVFREIDTSIIGPARLTHLMKLAFNEDRSLDRAIRELAATDAAAAQMVASVDARRIDYLSKLMIESGVEGRRALPRAEFLYWAYIGQTAMLNPAHTVVTEADIDDLSALFTR; encoded by the coding sequence ATGGACTCGGATACCAAAGATCGGCTGACACGTTCGGACTGGCTCGCTCACGGGCTGCGCACCCTGGCGCGACGCGGCCCGCAAGCGCTCAAGGTCGGCGATCTGGCGGCCGGATTGCAGGTGTCGCGGGGGAGCTTCTACTGGCACTTCAGGGACGCGACGGATTTCCGGCTCCAGCTCCTGCAACTCTGGCAGGAACGGGCGACCGATCAGGTGTTTCGCGAGATCGACACTTCGATCATCGGCCCGGCGCGGCTGACGCACCTGATGAAGCTCGCCTTCAACGAGGACCGAAGTCTCGACAGGGCGATCCGGGAGCTGGCGGCGACGGATGCAGCCGCGGCCCAGATGGTCGCCTCGGTGGATGCCCGGCGGATCGACTATCTGTCGAAGCTGATGATCGAGTCGGGCGTTGAAGGCCGGCGCGCGCTGCCGCGGGCCGAATTTCTGTACTGGGCCTATATCGGTCAGACCGCGATGCTGAACCCGGCCCACACCGTCGTGACTGAAGCGGATATCGACGATCTGAGCGCGCTGTTCACCCGATAG
- a CDS encoding helix-turn-helix domain-containing protein — protein MKRKPSTEATAAWVRLMRVRSRVLDAVELELKKAGFPPLAWYDALLELSRAPGGEMRPVELEKQMLIPQYSTSRLIDRLVDEGLAARRECKMDKRGQFVEITEAGRELQKKMWSAYSAAIEKHVGSKLSDADAARLCGLLDRLGCSCDGAAAARDTAATR, from the coding sequence ATGAAGCGCAAGCCGTCGACTGAAGCGACCGCGGCCTGGGTCCGCCTGATGCGGGTCCGCAGCCGGGTGCTGGACGCGGTCGAACTCGAACTGAAAAAGGCCGGCTTCCCGCCGCTCGCCTGGTACGATGCGCTGCTCGAATTGTCGCGCGCGCCGGGCGGCGAGATGCGTCCGGTCGAGCTCGAGAAGCAGATGCTGATCCCGCAATATTCGACCTCGCGCCTGATCGACCGGCTGGTCGACGAAGGGCTGGCGGCGCGGCGCGAATGCAAGATGGACAAGCGTGGCCAGTTCGTCGAGATCACCGAGGCGGGGCGCGAGCTGCAGAAGAAGATGTGGTCCGCCTATTCGGCCGCGATCGAAAAACACGTCGGCTCGAAATTGTCCGATGCCGACGCGGCGCGGCTGTGCGGGCTGCTCGACCGGCTGGGCTGCTCCTGCGACGGAGCGGCGGCCGCGCGAGACACCGCGGCGACGCGATGA
- a CDS encoding acetyl-CoA C-acetyltransferase, whose protein sequence is MPEAYIYDHVRTPRGRGKADGSLHEVTALALATVPLKALKERNNLKQDVVDDVVMGVVDPVGEAGSDIARFAAMNAGLGEAVPGIQISRFCASGLDAVNFAAAQIMSGQHELVIGGGAESMSRIGLGASGGAWPMDPSMAVPSYFMPQGVSADLIATKYGFSRDDVDAYAVQSQQRAAKSWDEGRFDKSVVPVKDINGLTILAKDEHMRPSTTMQSLGQLQPSFAAMAMMGGFDAVAIQSHPEIEKVNYVHHAGNSSGIVDGAGAVLLGSKEAGAKHGLKPRAKIRAFANIGSEPAMMLTGPVDVTNKLFERSGMKKSDIDLFELNEAFASVVLRFMQAFEIENDKINVNGGAIALGHPLGATGAMILGTVLDELERTDKSTALVTLCIGGGMGTATIIERV, encoded by the coding sequence ATGCCCGAAGCCTATATCTACGATCACGTTCGCACCCCGCGCGGCCGCGGCAAGGCCGACGGCTCGCTCCACGAAGTGACCGCGCTGGCGCTCGCCACCGTGCCGCTGAAGGCGCTGAAGGAACGCAACAACCTGAAGCAGGACGTGGTCGACGACGTCGTGATGGGCGTGGTCGATCCGGTCGGTGAAGCCGGCTCCGACATCGCGCGCTTTGCGGCGATGAACGCCGGCCTCGGCGAAGCCGTGCCGGGCATTCAGATCAGCCGGTTCTGCGCCTCCGGTCTCGACGCGGTGAACTTCGCCGCGGCGCAGATCATGAGCGGCCAGCACGAATTGGTGATCGGCGGCGGCGCGGAATCGATGAGCCGCATCGGCCTCGGCGCGTCGGGCGGCGCCTGGCCGATGGACCCGTCGATGGCGGTGCCGTCCTACTTCATGCCGCAGGGCGTGTCGGCCGATCTGATCGCGACCAAATACGGTTTCTCGCGTGACGACGTCGACGCCTACGCGGTGCAGAGCCAGCAGCGCGCCGCGAAATCCTGGGACGAGGGCCGGTTCGACAAGTCGGTGGTGCCGGTCAAGGACATCAACGGCCTGACCATCCTGGCCAAGGACGAGCACATGCGGCCGTCGACCACGATGCAGTCGCTCGGGCAATTGCAGCCGTCGTTCGCCGCGATGGCGATGATGGGCGGCTTCGACGCGGTGGCGATCCAGTCGCATCCGGAAATCGAGAAGGTCAACTACGTCCACCACGCCGGCAACTCGTCCGGTATCGTCGACGGCGCCGGCGCGGTGCTGCTCGGCAGCAAGGAAGCCGGCGCGAAGCACGGCCTGAAGCCGCGCGCGAAAATCCGCGCCTTCGCCAATATCGGCTCCGAGCCCGCGATGATGCTGACCGGCCCGGTCGACGTCACCAACAAGCTGTTCGAGCGCTCCGGCATGAAGAAGAGCGACATCGACCTGTTCGAACTCAACGAGGCGTTCGCCTCGGTGGTGCTGCGCTTCATGCAGGCGTTCGAGATCGAGAACGACAAGATCAACGTCAATGGCGGCGCGATCGCGCTCGGCCATCCGCTCGGCGCCACCGGCGCGATGATCCTCGGCACCGTGCTCGACGAGCTCGAGCGCACCGACAAATCGACCGCCCTGGTGACGCTGTGCATCGGCGGCGGCATGGGCACCGCGACGATCATCGAGCGGGTGTGA
- a CDS encoding acyl-CoA dehydrogenase C-terminal domain-containing protein, translating to MTIYKAPVEDVSFLLNDVFHFDKYNNLPGFADAAPDVRDAIINEAARLSEQVLAPLNAVGDREGCVRHDDGSVTTPKGFKEAYKQIAEGGWLGLSSPPEFGGQGLPVTLTQTVAEFQISANMAFSMYHGLTMGAAAALLVHGNAEQKALYLPKMTAGEWTGTMNLTEPQCGTDLGLLRTKAVKQADGSYKITGTKIFISAGEHDLSENIIHLVLARIEGAPAGIKGVSLFVVPKILVNADGSLGARNGVVCGSIEHKMGIHGNATCTMNYDEATGWLIGEENKGMQGMFVMMNEARLGVAVQGLAQSEVAYQNAVAYARERLQGRALSGPKATDKPADPIIVHPDVRRVLLTIRAFNEAARALVMWTALKSDVAHRSDDAKERQTADDHLGLMTPVLKGVLTDVGFSNAVLAQQVYGGHGYIAANGMEQFVRDARIAMIYEGANGIQALDLVGRKLPRDGGRAVMSFFAEVGAFAKEHGGDEAMKPFVTPLSTSLGHLQQATTWLMLNAMAAPDNAGAGATDYMQLFGLVACGYMWAKMAKVAQDKIAAEGASPYLTTKLVTGRFFMERSLPETALHLARIQTGSATTMELPAEAF from the coding sequence ATGACGATCTACAAGGCTCCGGTTGAAGATGTCAGCTTCCTGCTGAACGACGTGTTTCATTTCGACAAGTACAATAACCTGCCCGGCTTCGCGGATGCTGCGCCCGACGTGCGCGACGCGATCATCAACGAGGCGGCGCGGCTCAGCGAGCAGGTGCTGGCGCCGCTCAACGCGGTCGGCGATCGCGAGGGCTGCGTCCGCCACGACGACGGCAGCGTCACCACGCCGAAGGGCTTCAAGGAAGCCTACAAGCAGATCGCCGAAGGCGGCTGGCTCGGCCTGTCGTCGCCGCCGGAATTCGGCGGCCAGGGCCTGCCGGTGACGCTGACGCAGACCGTCGCCGAATTCCAGATCTCCGCCAACATGGCGTTCTCGATGTATCACGGCCTGACCATGGGCGCCGCCGCGGCGCTGCTGGTGCACGGCAACGCCGAGCAGAAGGCGCTGTATCTGCCGAAGATGACGGCCGGCGAATGGACCGGCACCATGAATCTGACCGAGCCGCAATGCGGCACCGACCTCGGGCTGCTGCGCACCAAGGCGGTGAAGCAGGCGGACGGCAGCTACAAGATCACCGGCACCAAGATCTTCATCTCCGCCGGCGAGCACGATTTGTCCGAGAACATCATCCATCTGGTGCTGGCGCGGATCGAGGGCGCGCCGGCCGGCATCAAGGGCGTCTCGTTGTTCGTGGTGCCGAAGATCCTGGTCAATGCCGACGGCTCGCTCGGCGCCCGCAACGGCGTGGTGTGCGGCTCGATCGAGCACAAGATGGGCATCCACGGCAACGCCACCTGCACCATGAACTACGACGAGGCCACCGGCTGGCTGATCGGTGAAGAGAACAAGGGCATGCAGGGCATGTTCGTGATGATGAACGAGGCCCGTCTCGGCGTCGCCGTGCAGGGCCTCGCACAGTCCGAGGTCGCGTATCAAAACGCGGTGGCCTATGCGCGCGAGCGTCTGCAGGGCCGCGCATTGTCCGGCCCGAAGGCGACCGACAAGCCGGCCGATCCGATCATCGTGCATCCCGACGTGCGCCGCGTGCTGCTCACCATCCGCGCCTTCAACGAAGCGGCGCGGGCGCTGGTGATGTGGACGGCGCTGAAGAGCGACGTCGCGCATCGCTCCGACGATGCCAAGGAGCGGCAGACCGCCGACGATCATCTCGGCCTGATGACGCCGGTGCTGAAGGGCGTGCTGACCGACGTCGGCTTCTCCAACGCGGTGCTGGCGCAGCAGGTCTATGGCGGCCACGGCTACATCGCCGCCAACGGCATGGAGCAGTTCGTCCGCGACGCCCGGATCGCGATGATCTACGAGGGCGCCAACGGCATCCAGGCGCTCGATCTGGTCGGCCGCAAGCTGCCGCGCGACGGCGGCCGCGCGGTGATGTCGTTCTTCGCCGAGGTCGGCGCCTTCGCCAAGGAGCACGGCGGCGACGAGGCGATGAAGCCGTTCGTCACGCCGCTGTCGACCTCGCTCGGCCATCTGCAGCAGGCCACCACCTGGCTGATGCTGAACGCGATGGCGGCGCCCGACAACGCCGGCGCAGGCGCGACCGATTACATGCAGCTATTCGGCCTCGTCGCCTGCGGCTACATGTGGGCGAAGATGGCCAAGGTCGCGCAGGACAAGATTGCCGCCGAGGGGGCCTCGCCCTATCTGACCACCAAGCTCGTCACCGGCCGGTTCTTCATGGAACGCTCGCTGCCCGAGACCGCGCTGCATCTGGCGCGGATCCAAACCGGCAGCGCGACCACGATGGAATTGCCGGCGGAAGCGTTCTGA
- a CDS encoding PAN domain-containing protein — protein sequence MRRGGPLRAWILALAVAAAVLAPRVAQAQANFDRPGADYLRAPVSSNDPADCALMCERDRRCRSWTFAYPQAPEDGAFCWLKSSVPQRSPNNCCVSGVRGAGVLEPRSGSIESSIDRFGGDYRNFELKHNEGDEACKAACEQDNKCRAWTYARPGYVGRNARCFLKSQVKPPRRKPGFFSGVVR from the coding sequence ATGCGGCGAGGCGGCCCGCTCAGGGCATGGATACTCGCGCTTGCCGTTGCTGCGGCGGTGCTGGCGCCGCGCGTGGCGCAGGCGCAGGCCAATTTCGACCGGCCGGGCGCGGACTATCTGCGCGCGCCGGTTTCGAGCAACGACCCCGCCGACTGTGCGCTGATGTGCGAGCGCGACCGCCGCTGCCGGTCCTGGACCTTCGCCTATCCGCAGGCGCCCGAGGACGGCGCGTTCTGCTGGCTGAAGAGCAGCGTGCCGCAGCGCAGCCCGAACAATTGCTGCGTGTCCGGCGTGCGCGGGGCCGGGGTTCTCGAGCCTCGCAGCGGCTCGATCGAGTCGTCGATCGACCGGTTCGGCGGCGACTACCGCAATTTCGAGCTGAAGCACAACGAAGGCGACGAGGCCTGCAAGGCAGCGTGCGAGCAGGACAACAAATGCCGCGCCTGGACCTATGCGAGGCCAGGCTATGTCGGCCGCAACGCCCGTTGCTTCCTGAAAAGCCAGGTCAAACCGCCGCGGCGCAAGCCCGGGTTTTTTTCCGGCGTGGTCAGGTAA
- a CDS encoding 3-hydroxyacyl-CoA dehydrogenase NAD-binding domain-containing protein, protein MTFKNFKLETDADGITLVTWDLPGKSMNVLDAATIEELGAIVEQTTKDAAVKGVVITSAKESFCAGADLSMLETMNKQFAQIRKDKGEEAAQQMLFDESRKLSQILRSIETSGKPWVAAINGLALGGGFEVTLACHHRIAADNPKSRLGLPEIKVGLFPGGGGTQRIARIVDPQNTMTILLKGDQLKLDKAKALKLVDAIVPADQMISAAKDWIKAGGKAVAPWDEKGFKLPGGPVFSKQGMMMFPAGNAIYRRETYDNYPAARAIMSCVYEGLLVPMDTALRIESRYFAKVLQTKEAAAMIRSLFLSMQELNKGARRPQGVPPTKVKKLAIIGAGFMGASVGYVSAKAGIDVVLIDRDQESADKGKAHCKSVIDGLIAKGRAKPADAEALMSRITATPDYNAISDCDLVIEAVFEDRKIKAETYAKAQPLLKEGAIFASNTSTLPINSLAEEFKDQSKFIGIHFFSPVEKMMLVEVIVGKNTGDVALATALDYTRQINKTPIVVNDSRGFFANRCVLRFTAEGLEMLMEGIPAPMIETAAKMAGMPVGPLSLADEVALDLVLKIMKATEADLGEQAVDQQQKKLMVEMVEKQGRFGRKNAKGFYDYPEKGKGQKALWAGIGALQPKHVDPDTVDVEELKQRFLVVQAVEAARTVEDHVITDPREADVGSILGFGFAPFTGGTLSYIDFMGTKEFVALCHKLEGKYGSRFTPPKLLEDMAKTGETFYQRFAPKKQAAA, encoded by the coding sequence ATGACCTTCAAGAACTTCAAGCTCGAGACCGACGCCGACGGCATTACGCTGGTGACCTGGGATCTGCCCGGCAAGTCGATGAACGTGCTGGACGCCGCGACCATCGAGGAACTCGGCGCGATCGTCGAGCAGACCACCAAGGACGCCGCTGTGAAGGGCGTGGTGATCACCTCCGCCAAGGAGTCGTTCTGCGCCGGCGCCGATCTGTCGATGCTGGAAACCATGAACAAGCAGTTCGCACAGATCCGGAAGGACAAGGGCGAAGAAGCCGCGCAACAGATGCTGTTCGACGAGAGCCGCAAGCTATCGCAGATCCTGCGCAGCATCGAGACCTCGGGCAAGCCCTGGGTCGCGGCGATCAACGGCCTGGCGCTGGGCGGCGGCTTCGAAGTGACGCTGGCCTGTCATCATCGTATCGCCGCGGACAATCCGAAGTCGCGGCTCGGCCTGCCGGAGATCAAAGTCGGCCTGTTCCCGGGCGGCGGTGGCACCCAGCGCATCGCCCGCATCGTCGATCCGCAGAACACCATGACGATTCTGCTCAAGGGCGATCAGCTCAAGCTCGACAAGGCCAAGGCGCTGAAGCTGGTCGACGCCATCGTGCCGGCCGACCAGATGATCTCGGCCGCCAAGGACTGGATCAAGGCCGGCGGCAAGGCGGTGGCGCCGTGGGACGAGAAGGGCTTCAAGCTGCCCGGCGGCCCGGTGTTCTCCAAGCAGGGCATGATGATGTTCCCGGCCGGCAACGCGATCTATCGCCGCGAGACCTACGACAACTATCCGGCCGCGCGCGCCATCATGAGCTGCGTCTATGAGGGCCTGCTGGTGCCGATGGATACGGCGCTGCGGATCGAGTCGCGCTACTTCGCCAAGGTGCTGCAGACCAAGGAAGCCGCGGCGATGATCCGCAGCCTGTTCCTGTCGATGCAGGAGCTGAACAAGGGCGCGCGCCGTCCGCAGGGCGTGCCGCCGACCAAGGTCAAGAAGCTCGCCATCATCGGCGCCGGTTTCATGGGCGCCAGCGTCGGTTACGTCTCGGCCAAGGCCGGCATCGACGTGGTGCTGATCGATCGCGATCAGGAGAGCGCCGACAAGGGCAAGGCGCACTGCAAGAGCGTGATCGACGGCCTGATCGCCAAGGGTCGCGCCAAGCCGGCCGACGCCGAGGCGCTGATGTCGCGTATCACGGCGACGCCGGACTACAACGCGATCTCGGATTGCGATCTGGTGATCGAGGCGGTGTTCGAGGATCGCAAGATCAAGGCCGAGACCTACGCCAAGGCGCAGCCGCTGTTGAAAGAAGGCGCGATCTTCGCCTCCAACACCTCGACGCTGCCGATCAACTCGCTGGCCGAAGAGTTCAAGGATCAGTCGAAATTCATCGGCATCCATTTCTTCTCGCCGGTCGAGAAGATGATGCTGGTCGAGGTCATCGTCGGCAAGAACACCGGCGACGTCGCGCTCGCGACCGCGCTCGACTACACCCGTCAGATCAACAAGACCCCGATCGTGGTCAACGATTCGCGCGGCTTCTTCGCCAACCGCTGCGTGCTGCGCTTCACCGCAGAAGGCCTCGAGATGCTGATGGAAGGCATCCCGGCGCCGATGATCGAGACCGCGGCGAAGATGGCCGGCATGCCGGTCGGGCCGCTGTCGCTCGCCGACGAGGTCGCGCTCGATCTGGTGCTCAAGATCATGAAGGCCACCGAAGCCGATCTCGGCGAACAGGCGGTCGATCAGCAGCAGAAGAAGCTGATGGTCGAGATGGTCGAAAAGCAGGGCCGGTTCGGCCGCAAGAACGCCAAGGGCTTCTACGACTATCCGGAAAAGGGCAAGGGACAGAAGGCGCTGTGGGCCGGCATCGGCGCGCTGCAGCCCAAGCACGTCGATCCGGATACGGTCGATGTCGAGGAACTGAAGCAGCGCTTCCTGGTGGTGCAGGCGGTCGAAGCCGCGCGCACCGTCGAGGATCACGTCATCACCGATCCGCGCGAGGCCGATGTCGGCTCGATCCTCGGCTTCGGCTTCGCCCCCTTCACCGGCGGCACGCTGAGCTACATCGACTTCATGGGCACCAAGGAATTCGTGGCGCTCTGCCACAAGCTGGAAGGCAAATACGGCTCGCGCTTCACGCCGCCGAAGCTCTTGGAAGACATGGCCAAGACCGGCGAGACCTTCTACCAGCGCTTCGCCCCGAAGAAGCAGGCGGCGGCGTAA
- a CDS encoding glutamate--cysteine ligase, giving the protein MARDQIDMTPLNSRDELVAWIEAGVKPPSEFRIGTEHEKTPFTLEGHRPVPYEGARGIGSLLEGMKILLGWEPIMEGPHIIGLHDVTGGGAISLEPGGQFELSGAPVDNVHQTHAELMAHLAQVREIAAPLGIGFLGLGMTPSWSRDDIPVMPKGRYKIMTNYMPKVGRYGLDMMYRTCTVQTNLDFSSEADMVKKLRVSVALQPIATALFANSPFTEGKPNGFLSFRSEIWRDTDNARSGMIPWAFEDGMGFERWVDYALDVPMYFVKRGDDYIDVSGSSFRDFFDGRNAKLPGERPTLSDWANHLSTIFPEVRLKRYLEMRGADGVPWGRLPALPAFWVGLLYDDESLDAAWEIVKGWDAWERQALRDDVPRLGFKAKIRNRFLFEIARDCLVLAHAGLRRRGRIDSFGNDESRHLAPLDEIIASGRTPAEEMLEKFNGAWQGSVEPAYDEYAF; this is encoded by the coding sequence ATGGCGCGTGACCAGATCGATATGACGCCGCTGAACTCGCGCGACGAACTCGTGGCGTGGATCGAGGCGGGCGTCAAACCGCCGTCGGAATTCCGGATCGGCACCGAGCACGAAAAGACGCCGTTCACGCTCGAAGGCCATCGCCCGGTGCCTTACGAAGGCGCGCGCGGCATCGGCTCGCTGCTCGAGGGCATGAAGATCCTGCTCGGCTGGGAGCCGATCATGGAAGGTCCTCACATCATCGGGCTGCACGACGTGACCGGCGGCGGCGCGATCTCGCTCGAGCCCGGCGGCCAGTTCGAACTGTCCGGCGCGCCGGTCGACAATGTGCACCAGACCCACGCCGAGCTGATGGCGCATCTGGCGCAGGTGCGCGAGATCGCAGCGCCCCTCGGCATCGGCTTCCTCGGCCTCGGCATGACGCCGTCCTGGTCCCGCGACGACATCCCGGTGATGCCGAAGGGCCGCTACAAGATCATGACCAACTACATGCCGAAGGTCGGCCGCTACGGCCTCGACATGATGTACCGCACCTGCACGGTGCAGACCAATCTCGACTTCTCGTCGGAAGCCGACATGGTCAAGAAACTGCGCGTCTCGGTGGCGCTGCAGCCGATCGCGACCGCGTTGTTCGCCAATTCGCCGTTCACCGAAGGCAAGCCGAACGGCTTTCTGTCGTTTCGCTCCGAGATCTGGCGCGACACCGACAATGCCCGCTCCGGCATGATCCCGTGGGCGTTCGAGGACGGCATGGGTTTCGAGCGCTGGGTCGACTACGCGCTCGACGTGCCGATGTATTTCGTCAAGCGCGGCGACGACTACATCGACGTCTCCGGCTCGTCGTTCCGCGATTTCTTCGACGGCAGGAACGCGAAGCTGCCGGGCGAACGGCCGACGCTGTCGGACTGGGCCAATCATCTGTCGACGATCTTTCCCGAGGTGCGGCTGAAGCGCTATCTCGAGATGCGCGGCGCCGACGGCGTGCCGTGGGGCCGGCTGCCGGCGCTGCCGGCGTTCTGGGTCGGCCTGCTGTACGACGACGAAAGCCTCGACGCCGCCTGGGAGATCGTCAAAGGCTGGGACGCCTGGGAACGTCAGGCGCTGCGCGACGACGTCCCGCGGCTCGGCTTCAAGGCCAAGATCCGCAACCGCTTCCTGTTCGAGATCGCCAGGGATTGTCTGGTGCTGGCGCATGCCGGGCTTCGCCGGCGCGGCCGGATCGATTCGTTCGGCAACGACGAATCGCGCCACCTCGCACCGCTCGACGAGATCATCGCGTCCGGCCGCACCCCGGCCGAGGAGATGCTGGAGAAGTTCAACGGCGCCTGGCAAGGCTCGGTCGAACCGGCTTACGACGAATACGCGTTCTGA